CGGAGCAGATCGAGAAGCTGCGGCCCTGGCAGCGGACGGCGCCGCTGGACGAGGCGGTGTCGTCGTAGTCCTCAGATCGCGCTGGGCATGTGGCGCGCTGCCGTGACTCCGGCCGCCGCAGGCAGTCTCCTGTAGTAGGACGCGCAGTATTCGTCGTCGATCAGCGGCAGGACCTTGTCGAGGCCCGCGATGCACGACCAGAGGATCGCCACACCCTCCTCGTCGAGCCCGCCGTCGAGCTCCCGCTGGACGAGCCCGGCGACGTCCGCGTCGAGCAGGACCAGATCCACCCCGTCGTAGTCCACTCCGCGGAAGCCCGCGGGGAACGGCGCGCGCATGTGCTCCTCCCACAGGTGCGCGAGTCTGTCGTCATGGTCTCGTTCGCTCACGCCGTTGATCATCACTTTCCGGTCTCTCCCGCGAAGGGGCCCTCGGCCGTGAACGCCAGCCGCGCGAAGCGTTCGCCGATGCGGCGGTGGGTGGCGGCGTCCGGGTGGAGGTCGTCGGGGAGGGGGAGTTCGGCGGAGTCGGTCTCGCCGTAGAGCTCGCGGCCGTCGAGGTAGTGCAGGTTCGGGTCGTCGGCCGCCCGCTGCTTCACGATGCGGGACAGCTCGTCCCGGATGACGCCCAACGTCAGCTTGCCGCCGGCGCGTTCCGCCGGGTCGCCCATGGCGACGAACCGCAGCCGTCCGGTGCTGAGAGCGCTGAAGTCGGGGGCGCAGGGGCCGGGCGTGTCCTCGTGGATCGGGCACAGGATGGGCGAGACGACCAGCAGCGGTGTCGCCGGGTGCCCTTCCCGGATGGTGTCGAGGAAGCCGTGCACCGCGGGGCCGAAGGCGCGCAGCCGCATCAGGTCCAGGTTGACGAGGTTGATGCCGATCTTGACGCTGATCAGGTCGGCGGGGGTGTCGCGCAGGGTGCGGGCGGTGAACGGATCGAACAGGGCGCTCCCGGCCAGGCCGAGGTTGATCAGCTCCACGCCGCCGAGGGAGGCGGCGAGCGCGGGCCAGACAACGGTGGGGCTCGCGGCGTCGGAGCCGTGGCTGATCGAACTGCCGTGGTGCAGCCAGACCCTGCGGTCCGGATCCCGCGCGGGCTCCACGGGGGCGTCGGTACGCAGGGCGATCAGTTCGGTGGTCTCGTTGTGCGGCAGCCAGATCTCGACGTCCTTGTCGCCGTCGGGCAGCCCGGTGAAGCGGAGGGTGCCGGGCCGGCCGGGCCGGTGCTCGGCGGTGCCGGCGGCCATGTCGACGGTCACGACGTTGCCGTCGGTCACGCTGCCCTGTCCCGTGAGGCGCCCGTCGACGAGCAGGTCGTATACGCCGTGCGGGCGGGGCGGGGCGCCCACATAGGCGCGCTTGGTGGGCAGCGTGTCCAGTTCCACGGCGGTGGCCCGGGTGCGGAAGGCCAACCGTACGCCGGAGGGCTGTGACTCGGCCATCGCCAGCTGCCCGTCGGTGTTCTGGGCGCGCGCCCGGGCGGGCAGCCGGTGCGGCAGTACGCCGTGCTCGGTGCGCTCGACGTCGAGGGCGCCGCGCAGGAGGTCGGCGGTGACGGGCGTGCTGATCCAGTCGTGCTCGGTGTCCATGTCCTCAGCCTGTCGGTCAGGGGGTGGGCGCGGTGGGCCAGTTGCGCAGCAGGGCGTCGAGAGCGTCCAGGATCCGGATCCAGGTCTCCTGGGAGTCGGGGGCGCTGTGGCTGAAGCCGCCCGCCGTCTCCAGGCTGGAGTACCCGTGGAAGACACTGCCCAGGAGCCGTACGGCATGCGTCGCGTCCGGCTCCGTCAGGTCGTAGCCGCGCAGGATCGCCCGCGTCATCTGCGCGTGCCGGACGCCCGCACTGGCGGCCGCCGTCTCGGGGTCGAGCGGCATCCGCGCGGCGGCGGCACGGCCGGGGTGTTCGCGGCCGTAGTCGCGGTAGACGTCGGCGAATGCGACCAGCGCGTCCTTGCCGGCCCGGCCGGCCACGGCCTCGGCGGCCCGGTCGGCCAGCTCCTCGAGCGCGAACAGGGCGATCCGCGTCTTGAGGTCCTGGGAGTTCTTCACGTGCGAGTACAGGCTCGCGACCTTGACGTCGAAGCGCCGGGCGAGCTCCGACACGGTCACCTGCTCGAAGCCGACCTCGTCGGCCAGCTCCGCACCCGCCCGGACCAGGCGTTCCGTGGTCAGTCCTACGCGTGCCACAACCGTCCTCCCCTTCGCCAGAAGCGATTATGCATTTACCTAAGACTTTTAGGCAAACAGGGACGGCATGGAGGCCGGCACCTAAGCGATGCCGCGGCCGCAGTCGGGGGCGGACTCAGGTGCGGACTCAGGGCCCAGGTGGACCATGAAGTCCGTCGGCGCCGACGATCCGGCGTCAAAAACGCGAAATCCGCGGCCAGTAGTCGGCCGCGGCTTCTCTGATCAGCATGGGCGTGAGTCACACACGCCCATGCGGTCGGCGATCGCGAAGGGTTCTGCCCCGTCAGTCGACGCTGGGCAGGATGTGGGGCTCGGCGAGGTCGTCCTCGTAGCCCGCCAGGCGGATGGGTGCGGACCTGGCCCACACATCGAGACTGCCGATCTCCTTCGACCGGCCGCCCGTGCGCTCCGTGCGTTCCTTGGGGCGCTGTTCGCGATTCGTCTTCTCAGGTGTCACCGCGCACTCCTTCTGTGTCGGATCACCCTCGGGGCGGGCCGGTCCAGTCTGCGGTCCGGTAGTCGACGCCCGCTCGGGTCTTATTCAAAGTCGGCTCGGACGCGGTGGCGCCGGTAACTGGTGTGCGAGCAGGTTGTTGTACACCGGCTTGTCCCGGGACGGACCGTGGGTGTGGGTTGGGACCCTGTAGTGCTGTCCGTCCGCTACAGATTAACCAAATGAGCGGGTGCCCGCTCGATGGGGCTGCAAACAAGGTGTAACTATCCGGAGTCATCCGGTATTTGCCGGCCCGGTTATTCATCTGTTTGTTACGATACGCCCCGTTTGAAAGCCACTCGTTCGGGTCAACATCATCTTCTTGTCCGGCGCGGAACGCGAGCACGCCGCGCAGTTCAAGTCCCGTTGGCCGATTCGCAAGGCGGCCATGGTCTGCTGCCGTACGGCAACGGCTTGTCCGGCGGGAGGACTGACGCATGGAGCTGCGCAGTGTCGAAGAGCTGATGGATCTGCTGTACGCCTGCCCGCACCAGCCCGCGCTGCGGACCGCCGCGCTGCTGCGCCGCAGCCGCCCCGCCGACAAGGAGCTCCAAGTGGCGGGCCTGGTGCACGACATCGGGCGGTTGCTGTGCCCCGGCGACGAGATCCGCCGCACCGAGCAAGCGGCGGAAGCCGTACGGCCGCTGCTCGGCGAACGCGTCCACCGCCTCGTGCGCCGCCACAACCCCGGCACCGACGAAGACGTGCTGCGCCTGCGCCTGGCGATCGAGGAGAGCCGGGCAACCGGATTCGACGCCGGGGTCCTGGAGGACTGGCGCACGGTCCTGGAGCTGGTGGCCGCACGGCACTCGCGTCTCGGGGCTGTTGACTGACGACCCGTCATGAGACGGTACGGCGATGACGTCGTCGTACGCACTCCGGGGCAGGGCCGCCGTCGTCACGGGCGGTACGCGCGGCATCGGCCGAGCGGTCGCCGAGCATCTGGTGCGGGCCGGTGCGCTCGTGTGCGTGACCGCGCGGGACGCCGACGAGGTGCGGCGGACCGCCGCCGAGCTGGGCGGCGTCGGGGCGGCCGGCAGCGTGGCCGACCCCGATCATCTGCGGGCGGTCGTGGAACTGGCCCTGCGCGAGTTCGGCCGGATCGACGTGCTGGTGAACAACGCGGCCACCAACCTGCCGTACGGCCCCCTCATGGACGTCGACCCGTTGGCTTGGCGCGAGGCGTTCGCCGTGAACGTCGAGGCACCGCTACGGCTCGTCCAGTGCGCCTGGCGGGCCTGGATGGGCGAGCACGGCGGCACGGTGGTCAACGTCTGCACGGAGGGCGCCGCCCATGTCGGCCCCCGCATCGGCGCCTACGGCACCAGCAAGGCGGCCCTCGCCCACCTCACCCAGCAGCTCGCGGGCGAACTGGCCCCGAAGGTACGGGTCAACTCCGTCTCCCCCGGCCTCGTCCGCACCGAGATGGCACGGTTCGTGTGGGAGCCGGGCGAGGAGGAGGTGGCAGCCGGGCTGCCGCTCGGGCGGATCGGGGAACCGGAGGATGTGGCGCGGGCGGTGGTGTGGCTGGCGTCGGACGCGGCGGAGTGGGTGACGGGGGCGGACCTGTTGGTGGACGGGGGTACGCGGGTACGCGCGGCGCGCGCGGCCGGCCCAGGGCGCGAGGCTGTATAGATGTGCGGCTCCGCCGCGTGGGCGCGACCAGCCCCCTACATCCCGCAGCCTCCCGCCGACCCCCTCGCCCCACCCCAGTAGGGACCTACCACTTACCCGGCGCGTAGTCCTTCAAAAAGACGCCGTACACATCCTCGCCCGCCTCACCCCGCACGACCGGGTCGTACACCCGCGCCGCGCCATCGACCAGGTCGAGCGGAGCGTGGAACCCCTCCTCGGCGAGCCGCAGCTTGTCGAAGTGAGGACGCTCGTCGGTGATCCACCCCGTGTCGACCGAGGTCATGAGGATGCCGTCGCTCTGGAACATCTCCTGGGCGCTGGTCCGCGTGACCATGTTCATCGCGGCCTTCGCGGCGTTGGTGTTCGGGTGGCCCGCGCCCTTGTAGCCGCGGCCGAAGACGCCTTCCATCGCGGAGACGTTCACGACGTACGCGCGTCCGCTCGCCGCCTTCTTCGCGGCGTCGGCCATCACCGGGCGGAGCTTGCTGATCAGGAGGAACGGCGCCGTGTAGTTGCACAGTTGGGTCTCGAGGAGCTCCACCGGGGAGATCTGCTCGATGGTCTGCACCCAGGTGTTGCTGTCGACGACGTCGGGGACGAGGCCGCCCGCGTCGATGGCGGTGCCGTCGAGGTGCCGGGCCACGCTGGCGTTGCCCGCGACCAGGGCGAGGTCGGCGACCTTCTGCGCGTCGAGACCGCTGGTGCCGAGGGGCAGTGCGGCGAGGCCGTCGACCGCGCCGGAGTTGAAGGCGCCGATGACGTGGTGGGCGGGGAGCTCACCGGCGGGCAGCGGGGCGCTCTCGCCCTCGACCAGGGCGGCGTAGGCGGAGGGCAGGCGGCGTACGGTCTGGGTCGCGTTGTTGATGAGGATGTCCAGCGGGCCCGCCTCGGCGACCTGGTCGGCGAGGGCCACGGCCTGGGCCGGGTCGCGCAGGTCGATGCCGACGACCTCCAGGCGGTGCATCCAGTCCGCGGAGTCGTCCATGGCCTTGAAGCGGCGGATGGCGTCCTTCGGGAAGCGCGTGGTGATCGTGGTGTGCGCGCCGTCACGCAGCAGCCTGAGCGCGATGTACATGCCGATCTTGGCGCGGCCGCCGGTGAGCAGGGCGCGCTTGCCGGTGAGGTCGGCGCGGGCGTCGCGCTTGCCGCGGTTCAGCCGGGCGCAGTCCGGACAGAGCTGGTGGTAGAAGTAGTCGACTTCCACGTACCGGGTCTTGCAGGTGTAGCAGGAGCGCGGGCGCTGGAGTATCCCCGCGACCCTGCCCTCCTCGGTGGCCGACGAGGGCAGGAGGCCCTCGGTCTCGTCGTCGATGCGCTGGGCGGAGCCGGTCGCCGTGGCCTCCGTGACCGCCTTGTCGTGCGCGGTCTTGGCGGCCCGGCGCTCCTGGCGGCGGCGCTGCTTGACGGTGCGGTAGATGCCGGCCGTGGCCCGGCGCACGGCGATGGCGTCGGGGTGGTCGACCTCCAGCTTGTCGAGTTCCTCGAGCACGCCGAGGCAGACGGCCAGCCGCTCCGGGTCGATGCCGGGGCCGTACACGACCTCGTCACCCGGCTCGTGCACGACCTCGTGCGTCGTCGCCGAGCCTTCCTCTGTCACCGTCATCGCGCTGCCGTTTCCCTGATCACCCGCGCGGCGCTCCGACCGCGTCCGCTTTCGAACGGGGAATTGTACGGAGCGCCGGGCCGGTCCTCCAAAAACCGGGTGCCGCGGCGATGAGCGCTCTACATCGCGCTGGGGCGTACCAGGTCGCCCTGGGCCGCTTCGTCGCTCGGGGCCGTCTCGCCGGATCGGTGTCGGCGGCCGGCTGCCGGCGCGGTGAGGACGCCGAGGCAGGCGATGACGAGTGCGATGCCCGTCCAGCCGGTGGCGGGGAGGCGTTCGCCGACGACCAGGACGGCGAGGACGGCCGCGACGGCCGGTTCGAGCAGGGACAGGGTGGTGGCGGTGCTGGCCGGGACGTGGGCGAGGCCCCAGCCGAACAGGACGTAGCCGGCGAACATCGGGACCAGCGCCATGTAGGTGCCGACCGCCGCGTTGGACCAGGAGCTGATGAGGGGGGCGCCGGTCGTCGCGAGAACGGGCACGAGGAGCAGTCCGCCGAGTCCGAAGACGGCACCCATCGCCGCGCGGGAGGGGATCCGGCGGGTGATGAGCCGGTGCGCGGCCCAGGAGTAGAGGGCGTAGGTGCCGGCGGCGACGAGCCCGAGGCCGACGCCGAGCAGCGTGGCGGCCACAGAGGCCCGTCCGGTGTCGTCGGCGGCATGGGCGGCTTCGGCGACGCACAGCAGGACGGTGCCGAGCAGGCCGAGGCCGGCCGCGAGCATCCAGCGGGGCGTGAGCCGGCGGCCGTCCACGACGCGTTCGATCAGGGCCGAGGCGAGCGGGGCGGTGCCGATGGACACCACGGTGCCCACGGCGACTCCGGCCAGGTGCATGGAGCTGTAGAACGCCAGGGGATAGACCGCCACCGAGACGGCACCGAGCAGCACCGTGCCGCGCTGCTCGCACAGGCGGGGAGCGTGGCGGGTGATCTGCGGGGCGGCGACGAGGGCCTGGAGCAGTCCGCCCATGCCCATGGCGACGGCGCCGATCGCGAGCGGGCCCACCCCCGGGGCGAAGGTGGCGGCCGTGCCCGTCGTACCCCACAGAACTGAAGCCACCAGTACGCACAGCGCGCCCGTCCCCGCGGACCGGCCGTGTCCGGCGCGCCGCCTCACAGACGGTCCAGCAGGTCGGCTGCCAGGGAGCGGGCGCGCCGGAGACGGTCGCCGTCGCCCTCCAGGCCGGCGCGTGCCATCGCGCCCTCCAGGAGGAAGGCAAGGTGCTCGGCCGTCGCGCGCGCCTCGTCGGGCCGGTCGGACAGCAGCCGCTCCAGGTGGTCGGCGATCAGCCGCTCGACCTCCTCCTTGTGGGCGCGCACCACGGCCCGGCCTTCATCTCCGGCCGGGAGTTCCGCGGCGGCGTTGAGCAGCCCGCAGCCGCGGAAGCCGTGCTCGTACGCGAACGCCGCGTGGTCGGCGTAGGCGTCGAACACCGCGAGGACGCCGTCGCGCGGGCCCTGGGTCTGCTCCAGGCGGGTCCGGTACAGGCCGAGCCACTCCTGGTGCCGGGCGTCGAGGTAGGCCCTGACCAGGTCGGCCTTGGAGGAGAAGTTGTTGTAGAGGCTCATCTTCGCCACGCCGGCCTCGGCGGTGATCGTGTCGATGCCGGTCGCGGCGACACCGTCGGCGTAGAAGCGGCGGGCCGCCGCCTCGAGCAGCCGCTCCCGGGCCGGACGCCGCCTTCCGCTCGCCGTCGTACTCAGATCCGTCTCGCTCAACACAGCTCCACACTAGGTAGGTAGGTCTACCTAGCGTAGGGGATGAGGGCAGGATCCGGATGTGAAGTCCAGCAGGTCCCGGTGGGCCAAGCCCGAGGGAAGGGGGCTCAAGGACCGCAGGCCGCGATCAGTGCCGCCACCTCCTCGGACACGGCCTTGGCGAGGACGTCGAGGTCCGGTACGGCCTCGGCGTCGGCCACCAGGCCGTAGTGGACCCGTCCGCGGTAGGTCGAGATGGCCACCGCGAGGGACTGGCCGCGCGCCAGCGGGGCGAAGGGGTAGACCTCGGTGACCGGGTGGCCGCCGAGCTTCAGGGCGATGCCGGGCAGCGGCACGCTGGTGACCAGGATGTCGAACCAGAGCCGGGCGGCCTGGCCGACCAGCGGTCCGCCGAGCCGGTGGCCGAGCGCCGGCACGTGGTCGGCGAGCAGGGCGACGGCGCCCGCGCCCCGGTTGGGGCCGGCGTCCTTGTTCCGGTCCATGGCGGTGCGGACCGCGGCGAGGCGGCGCAGCGGGTCGGGGTCGTCGACCGGAAGCCGTATCAAGTAGCCGGAGAGCCGGTTGCCCTGGGGGTGCGCGGTGCGCGGCCGGCGCTTGGAGACGGGGATCAGGGCGCGGGGCGCGACGCCCTCGCTGCCGTCGCCGCGCTCGTCGAGCCAGCGGCGCAGGGCGCCCGCGACGACTGCGATGAGGACGTCGTTGACGGTGCCGCCGACGGCCTTGCGGACCACGTGCACGTCATCGATGTCGACGACGACTCCGGCGGTACGGCGGGTGCCGCTCGGCTCCGCGGTCAGGGCGGACGACGAGCGCGCCCCCAGGGTCGACACGGCGACGGAGGTGCCGATGTCGAGGGCCCGCCCGACGTCGGACAGGGCGCCCCGCACCAGCTCCGGCAGCCTGCGCACATCCGGAAGGCGACCACCCCGGGGCTCCTCGGGGCGGGGCCTGCGCGCGGGCAGGTCCATCGGGTCCAGGACGGCGGCGGCGAGGGTCAGCGCCCGCAGGCCGTCGGCGAGGGCGTGGTGGAACTTGAACAGCACGGCGAAGGACACGCCGTCCTCGCCCGGCAGCACATGCGCCTCCCAGGGCGGCCTGCCGCGCTCCAGCGGGCGCTCCATGAGCCGGCCCGCCACCGCCTGGAAGTCGCCGGTCGGGGCGTGCAGCCGGACGTGGTCCAGGGGGTCGAAGTCGGGGGCGGACTCGCGGGCCGCGCCACCGAAGGAGAACGGCTGGAGGAGGTCCAGCGGCTGCCAGGCGTCACGGATCCGCATCCGCAGACCCGGCACGGCGGCGGCGCGGGCGGCGAGCAGGTCGGCCGCGTGGGCGCCGGCGGTGGGCGAGTGTGCCGTGAACACGCCCAGCGCCCCCAGGTGCATGGGGTGTTCGGCGGACTCGATGTTCCAGAACGCCAGGTCGAGAGGGGCGAGCGGGTCAGAAGTCAATGGCTTGCCTCGCGTCGACGAAGGGTGGATCAGAAGTCAATCGCCCTGAAGCGATTACGGTCAAGTACGATCAAGCTACGCACAGTTAACAGCAGATTAAGTCCCACCCCTGGCGAAAGGGGCGGGACTCATGGTGCATATGAGGTCACCTCAACACAGGTTGCGGCGCCGGGCATCCCGCGGGTGTCACCCGGGAGGCGTCACGGATGAGCACCTGGCGAGCATCCCCGAGCCGCGCCGCACTCGCTTCACCGCTTCGCCGCGGAGGCCTCAGCAACGGCAAGGAGCGCCTGCGCCTGCCCGCGGGCATGGCCGATGGGGTCCGCGAAGCTGTCCAGGCCATGGGCGACGAGCGCTCCTTCGTGGAGCAGCATGAGCGTCCGGCCCAGCTGGCCGGCCCCGTCCGGGGTGATGTCCCGGGCGAGGTCGGTGAACAGGGCGAGCATCCACTGCTTCTGCCCGGTGATGATCGGGTAGGCCGGGTGGGAGGGGTCGCTGATCTCGGCGTGCGCGTTGACCATGCTGCACCCCTTGGAGCTGTACGTCGCCGACCACGCGCGTGAGGCGTCGAAGACGGCTGTGACGCGTGCCGTCGGGGTCGGCCGTGCGGCGTCGAGGTGCTGGGCCAGGAAGGCACGCCAGCGTTCGTCGCGATCCGCGAGGTACTCCACGACGATCTGCTCCTTGGAGCCGAAGCGGTCGTAGAGGGTCTTCTTCGTCACCCCGGCCTCGGCGGCGATCAGGTCCACCCCGACGGCATGGATGCCGCGCTCGTAGAACAGCCTCCCGGCGGCCTCCAGGACGCGCCGTGCGGCGGGCGTCATCGTGATCCGTCGCGGCCCCTCGGTAGTGCCCATGCCCAGAAGTATACCGATCTGTATAGTGGGAGTCGGGTATACCGATCTGTTTAGTGGAGCGTCAGGGGAGGACAAGACATGAACTTCCTGCTCTCGATCGCCTTCGTGCTCTGCTGGAGTTCCGGGTTCATCGGGGCAAAGCTCGGCGCGGGCAGTGCGGCCGCGGTCACCATCCTGATGTGGCGGTTCCTGCCGCTGGCCGCCGTACTGGTCGTCGTCGCCCTCGTCTCCGGAGGGTCGTGGCGGGGCCTCACGATGCGGGATGTGGGCCGGCAGGCCGTGATCGGTGTGCTGTCGCAGAGCGGCTATCTGCTCACCGTCTACTACGCGATCCAACTCGGCGTCTCCAGCGGCACCACCGCCCTGATCGACGGCGTCCAGCCCCTCGTCGCGGGAGCACTCGCCGGACCGCTGCTGGGCCAGTACGTCTCGCGCAGGCAGTGGCTGGGGCTGTGCCTGGGGGTGAGCGGCGTCGCCCTCGTCACCGTGGCCGATGCCGCGGCCGGCACCGGTGCGGCCTGGTGGGCCTATCTCGTCCCCTTCCTCGGCATGTGCTCGCTGGTGGCGGCCACGTTCTTCGAAAGCCGCTCCCGCACACGCGTCGCACCCGCGGTGTCGATGACCGTCCACTGCGCCACCAGTGCGGTCGTCTTCACCGCGCTGGCCGTGAGCGCCGGAGCAGCGAAGCCGCCCGCCGAGCTCGCGTTCTGGTCCGCGATCATCTGGCTCGTGGCCTTGTCGACCTTCGGCGGGTACGGGCTGTACTGGCTCATCCTGAGGCGCTCCGGAGTCACCAAGGTCAACACGCTCATGTTCCTCATGGCTCCGGTCACGGCGGTCTGGGGCGCCCTCATGTTCGGCGAACCGTTCGGCCCGCAGACCGCTCTCGGCCTGGCCGTCGGCCTGGCGGCAGTGGTCATCGTCCATCGCGGCGACACCTCATCGCCCAGGGCCGACGGCACCCTTCATGAGCGATCGAGGTCGGAAGAGACCGATGTCCCTGTCGTCCGTACCGCCCGCTAGGACACCCCCTGCCCCTTGCCCAGCGCGATCACCCCGCCCTTGGAAACGGTGTACAAGTCCGCGTCCCGCTCCGGGTTGACGCCGATCGTCGCGCCGGGCGGCACCTCGACGTTCTTGTCGAGCACAGCCCCTCGCACCACAGCGCCCCGCCCGATGCGCACGTTGTCGTGCAGCACCGCCCCCTGCACCACGGCCCCCGGGTCGACCACGACCCCCGGCGACAGCACGGACCGTGTGACCTGGCCGCGTATGAGACACCCGGCGCTGATGATGGACTCGCTGGCCATGCCGCCCGCGTTGAAGCGGGCCGGGGAGAGCTGGCCCGAGTGGGTGTAGATGGGCCACTGGCGGTTGTACAGGTTGAAGGCGGGGCGCTCGGCGATGAGGTCCATGTGGGCGTCGTAGTACGCGTCCAGGGTGCCGACGTCCCGCCAGTAGCCCCGGTCGCGGTTGGTCTCGCCGGGGACGTGGTTGGCGCTGAAGTCGTACAGCTGGGCCTCGCCCCGGTCGGTGAGCTGGGGCAGGATCGAACCGCCCATGTCGTGCACGGAGTTCTCGTCCTCGGCGTCCCGCTGGAGCGCCTCGACGAGGGTCTTGGTGGTGAAGATGTAGTTGCCCATCGAGGCGAACACGCACTCCGGGTCGTCCGGGAGGCCGGGCGGGTCGGCGGGCTTCTCCAGGAAGCGCTCCACGGTGAGGCCGTCCGAGCCGGGGCTGATCACGCCGAAGGACGACGATTCGCCCCGCGGCACCCGGATGCCCGCCACCGTCACGCCCGCGCCGCTCTCGATGTGCTGGGCGAGCATCTGGCGCGGGTCCATGCGGTAGACGTGGTCGGCGCCGAACACGGCGACGTACTCGGGGCGTTCGTCGTAGATCAGGTTCAGGGACTGCAGGATCGCGTCCGCGCTGCCCAGATACCAGCGCGGGCCGAGCCGCTGCTGGGCTGGGACGGGCGTGACGTAGTTGCCGAGCAGGCTGGACATGCGCCAGGTCGTGGTGATGTGCCGGTCCAGCGAGTGCGACTTGTACTGCGTGAGGACGCAGATGCGCAGGATGTCGGCGTTGACGAGGTTGGAGAGGACGAAGTCGACCAGGCGATACGTTCCTCCGAAGGTGACCGCGGGTTTCGCGCGGTCCGCGGTCAGGGGCATCAGGCGTTTGCCTTCTCCGCCCGCGAGTACGATTCCGAGCACCGAAGGTCCGCCACGACGCATGGCCGCTCCCCTCACCGTGGTTGATGCCAGCCTGCCCCTGAGTAGCGCGCGCTAAGCCTGTTTGAGGATCTTCCGGTAGAGCAGCACCGTCCGCCGTGCCACCGCGTCCCAGCCGAACTCCCCCACCGCGCGCTCCCGTCCGGCCTCGCCCATCCGGCGGGCGGTCTCCGGGTCGCCGATCACCGAGTCCAGTGCCCGCGCGAGTCCTGCCTCGAAGACCTCGACGTCGTCGTCCAGCGGGACGAGCAGGCCCGTCTTGCCGTCGTCGACGACCTCGGGAATGCCGCCGACCCGCGAGGCCACCACGGGAGTTCCGCAGGCCATCGCCTCCAGGTTGACGATGCCGAGGGGCTCGTACACCGAAGGGCAGACGAACACGGCGGCGTGCGTGAGGAGTTGGATGACTTCCGGGCGGGGCAGCATCTGCGGGATCCAGTGCACGCCCTCGCGGACCCGGCTCAGCTCCTGGTAGAGGTCGCGGAACTCCTGGTCGATCTCGGGGGTGTCGGGCGCGCCGGCGCACAGGACGACCTGCGCGGCCGGGTCGATGTCCCGTACCGCGCGCAGCAGATGGGGCACGCCCTTCTGGCGGGTGATACGACCGACGAACAGCACGTACGGGCGGTCGGCGTCGAGGCCGAAGCGCGCGAGGACGTCGGTGCGGTGGTCGGGCCGGTAGAGGGTGGTGTCGATGCCGTTGTGCACGATGTGGACCCTGGCCGGGTCCAGCGCCGGATAGCAGCCGAGGATGTCCTCGCGCATGGCTCCGGAGACGGCTATCACCGCGTCGGCGGCCTCGATCGCGGTGCGCTCGGCCCAGCTCGACAGGGCGTATCCGCCGCCGAGTTGCTCGGCCTTCCAGGGGCGCAGCGGCTCCAGGGAGTGGGCGGTCATCACATGCGGGATGCCGTACTGGAGCTTGCCGAGATGGCCGGCCAGGTTGGCGTACCAGGTGTGGGAGTGGACGAGCTCGCGGCCTTCGAGGCCGGCGGCCATGGCGAGGTCCACGGAGAAGGTACGCAGCGCGTCGTTGGCGGTGTCCAGCGCGGACCAGGGACGATGGCGCTGCACGCCCACCCCGCGACCCTCGCCCCAGCAGTGCACCTCCAGGTCGACGAGATCCCTCAACTCCCGGGCGAGGAACTCGACATGGACGCCCGCGCCGCCGTACACGTCCGGGGGGTACTCCCGGGTCAGCAGTCCCACTCGCACCCGGAACCCCCTGTTCTCAGCGGCTGGTTGCCCTTTCATGGTCACCCAGATGTGGCGCGTGGGGAAGAGCGCGGGGGTCGCGGGAAGCAACAGTCACCGCACACGCCGCCGCCCGGCACGCGGTAGTAGAGGCAGCAGCTGCGGCGCCGGAACGCGGCTGCGGTGAGGGTGCCGGTGCCGGCGAGGAGGGGGTGGCCGAGGAGTTCGGTGGTCAGGGCGCGGGCCCGGGCGGCGGCGTCCGTACGGCCGCCTGCGCGCGCCCACTGGTCCAGTTGCCGGGCCGCTCCCGCGAGGGCGGATCCGGCGTTGCCCCACAGCAGGCCCGCCGCGACGCGGTACCGGGTGTGCAGGGCGGCGGTCAGCGGCTGAAGGTGTCCGTGCAGGACGACGTCGGCGATCGTCGCCGGGGCCGGGGGGAGCGGGCGCACCTCGGCGAGCCACAGGTCGTCGGGGGCGCTGCTGTCGGGGTCCCAGTGCAGCAGGCGCAGGTCGAGGTCGGGGACACTGCCGTACAGGGCGGCGCAGCCGAGCGTCACCGACCA
Above is a window of Streptomyces sp. DT2A-34 DNA encoding:
- a CDS encoding GDSL-type esterase/lipase family protein, which gives rise to MDTEHDWISTPVTADLLRGALDVERTEHGVLPHRLPARARAQNTDGQLAMAESQPSGVRLAFRTRATAVELDTLPTKRAYVGAPPRPHGVYDLLVDGRLTGQGSVTDGNVVTVDMAAGTAEHRPGRPGTLRFTGLPDGDKDVEIWLPHNETTELIALRTDAPVEPARDPDRRVWLHHGSSISHGSDAASPTVVWPALAASLGGVELINLGLAGSALFDPFTARTLRDTPADLISVKIGINLVNLDLMRLRAFGPAVHGFLDTIREGHPATPLLVVSPILCPIHEDTPGPCAPDFSALSTGRLRFVAMGDPAERAGGKLTLGVIRDELSRIVKQRAADDPNLHYLDGRELYGETDSAELPLPDDLHPDAATHRRIGERFARLAFTAEGPFAGETGK
- a CDS encoding TetR/AcrR family transcriptional regulator; the encoded protein is MARVGLTTERLVRAGAELADEVGFEQVTVSELARRFDVKVASLYSHVKNSQDLKTRIALFALEELADRAAEAVAGRAGKDALVAFADVYRDYGREHPGRAAAARMPLDPETAAASAGVRHAQMTRAILRGYDLTEPDATHAVRLLGSVFHGYSSLETAGGFSHSAPDSQETWIRILDALDALLRNWPTAPTP
- a CDS encoding SDR family oxidoreductase; amino-acid sequence: MTSSYALRGRAAVVTGGTRGIGRAVAEHLVRAGALVCVTARDADEVRRTAAELGGVGAAGSVADPDHLRAVVELALREFGRIDVLVNNAATNLPYGPLMDVDPLAWREAFAVNVEAPLRLVQCAWRAWMGEHGGTVVNVCTEGAAHVGPRIGAYGTSKAALAHLTQQLAGELAPKVRVNSVSPGLVRTEMARFVWEPGEEEVAAGLPLGRIGEPEDVARAVVWLASDAAEWVTGADLLVDGGTRVRAARAAGPGREAV
- a CDS encoding SDR family NAD(P)-dependent oxidoreductase; the protein is MTVTEEGSATTHEVVHEPGDEVVYGPGIDPERLAVCLGVLEELDKLEVDHPDAIAVRRATAGIYRTVKQRRRQERRAAKTAHDKAVTEATATGSAQRIDDETEGLLPSSATEEGRVAGILQRPRSCYTCKTRYVEVDYFYHQLCPDCARLNRGKRDARADLTGKRALLTGGRAKIGMYIALRLLRDGAHTTITTRFPKDAIRRFKAMDDSADWMHRLEVVGIDLRDPAQAVALADQVAEAGPLDILINNATQTVRRLPSAYAALVEGESAPLPAGELPAHHVIGAFNSGAVDGLAALPLGTSGLDAQKVADLALVAGNASVARHLDGTAIDAGGLVPDVVDSNTWVQTIEQISPVELLETQLCNYTAPFLLISKLRPVMADAAKKAASGRAYVVNVSAMEGVFGRGYKGAGHPNTNAAKAAMNMVTRTSAQEMFQSDGILMTSVDTGWITDERPHFDKLRLAEEGFHAPLDLVDGAARVYDPVVRGEAGEDVYGVFLKDYAPGKW
- a CDS encoding DMT family transporter, giving the protein MRRRAGHGRSAGTGALCVLVASVLWGTTGTAATFAPGVGPLAIGAVAMGMGGLLQALVAAPQITRHAPRLCEQRGTVLLGAVSVAVYPLAFYSSMHLAGVAVGTVVSIGTAPLASALIERVVDGRRLTPRWMLAAGLGLLGTVLLCVAEAAHAADDTGRASVAATLLGVGLGLVAAGTYALYSWAAHRLITRRIPSRAAMGAVFGLGGLLLVPVLATTGAPLISSWSNAAVGTYMALVPMFAGYVLFGWGLAHVPASTATTLSLLEPAVAAVLAVLVVGERLPATGWTGIALVIACLGVLTAPAAGRRHRSGETAPSDEAAQGDLVRPSAM
- a CDS encoding TetR/AcrR family transcriptional regulator gives rise to the protein MSETDLSTTASGRRRPARERLLEAAARRFYADGVAATGIDTITAEAGVAKMSLYNNFSSKADLVRAYLDARHQEWLGLYRTRLEQTQGPRDGVLAVFDAYADHAAFAYEHGFRGCGLLNAAAELPAGDEGRAVVRAHKEEVERLIADHLERLLSDRPDEARATAEHLAFLLEGAMARAGLEGDGDRLRRARSLAADLLDRL